In Hymenobacter aquaticus, a single window of DNA contains:
- a CDS encoding Rne/Rng family ribonuclease, whose amino-acid sequence MSNELVINSTQEGERIALLQDKRLIEYHFDRNDTNYSVGDIFLGTVKKVMPGLNAAFIDIGYQKDAFLHYGDLGENFPSLLKWSRGVQSQKITVGALKNFQFDGQLDKVGKAADVFKKGQQLLVQIVKEPISTKGPRLSMDISMAGRYLVLVPFSNTISVSKKIVSKTERERLKRLIASIKPDNFGVIIRTVAEGREVAELDRDMQSMTANWEQLFQSLRAAKPNDKVLGELGRTSSMLRDMLNESFDSITVDSAPMYEEMRSYLQKIAPDKLGLLKLHTGKVKVFEHVGIEKQLKTLFGKTVTVPGGGYLVIEHTEALHVIDVNSGNKSNQESDQEATALMINMLAAKEVARQLRLRDMGGIIVVDFIDMKSPESRKKVEDAVKDIMKNDKARFTILPITKFGLLQITRQRVRPAENIVTGEVCPTCGGTGKISASILVTDEIDNSIEDLLVTQNQSGITLYVHPFLHAYYTKGLVSKQMKWYLKYYKWVKIMKDTSLGLTDYRIEDERGEEIEIHSPAAAMSRLQDREVEEITD is encoded by the coding sequence TTGAGTAACGAATTAGTCATTAATTCTACTCAGGAAGGAGAACGGATTGCCCTGCTCCAGGATAAGCGGCTCATTGAATACCACTTTGACCGCAACGACACCAACTACTCGGTTGGTGACATCTTCCTGGGCACGGTCAAGAAAGTTATGCCCGGTCTGAACGCCGCGTTCATCGACATCGGGTATCAAAAAGACGCGTTTCTGCACTACGGCGACCTGGGGGAGAATTTCCCCTCGCTGCTAAAGTGGAGCAGAGGCGTACAATCGCAGAAAATTACCGTCGGGGCGCTTAAGAACTTCCAGTTCGACGGGCAGCTCGACAAAGTCGGCAAGGCCGCCGACGTCTTCAAGAAGGGCCAGCAGCTGCTGGTTCAGATTGTGAAGGAGCCGATTTCGACCAAGGGGCCGCGCCTGAGCATGGATATTTCCATGGCGGGCCGCTACCTGGTGCTGGTTCCTTTTTCGAATACGATTAGCGTATCCAAAAAAATAGTCAGCAAGACGGAGCGGGAGCGGCTCAAGCGGCTCATTGCCTCCATCAAGCCCGACAATTTCGGCGTAATCATCCGCACCGTGGCCGAAGGCCGGGAGGTGGCTGAGCTCGACCGGGATATGCAGAGCATGACGGCCAACTGGGAACAGCTCTTCCAATCCTTGCGCGCGGCCAAGCCGAACGACAAGGTGCTGGGCGAGCTGGGCCGCACCAGCTCGATGCTGCGCGATATGCTCAACGAAAGCTTCGACTCCATTACCGTGGATTCGGCGCCGATGTATGAGGAGATGCGCAGCTACCTCCAGAAAATTGCGCCCGACAAGCTCGGCCTGCTCAAGCTCCACACCGGCAAGGTGAAAGTGTTTGAGCATGTGGGCATTGAAAAGCAGCTCAAAACGCTGTTTGGCAAGACCGTAACGGTTCCCGGCGGCGGCTATTTGGTGATTGAACACACCGAGGCCCTGCACGTTATCGACGTCAACTCGGGCAACAAGAGCAACCAGGAAAGTGACCAGGAGGCTACGGCCCTCATGATCAACATGCTGGCGGCCAAGGAGGTAGCGCGGCAGCTGCGCCTGCGCGACATGGGGGGCATCATCGTCGTCGATTTTATCGACATGAAGAGCCCCGAGAGTCGTAAAAAGGTGGAGGATGCCGTGAAGGACATCATGAAGAACGACAAAGCGCGCTTCACGATTCTGCCCATTACCAAGTTCGGGCTGCTGCAGATTACGCGGCAGCGCGTGCGCCCCGCCGAGAACATCGTGACCGGTGAAGTGTGCCCCACGTGTGGCGGCACGGGCAAGATTTCGGCCTCTATCCTCGTAACGGACGAAATCGACAACAGCATTGAGGACCTGCTGGTTACCCAAAACCAGTCGGGCATCACGCTGTACGTGCACCCCTTCCTGCACGCTTATTACACCAAGGGATTGGTGTCGAAGCAGATGAAGTGGTATTTGAAGTATTATAAGTGGGTCAAGATCATGAAGGATACGTCCTTGGGCCTGACCGACTACCGCATCGAGGATGAGCGGGGCGAGGAAATTGAAATACATTCCCCCGCCGCCGCCATGAGCCGCCTCCAGGACCGGGAGGTGGAAGAAATTACTGATTGA
- a CDS encoding tetratricopeptide repeat protein, producing MAVALALVAGLFLLPKGIVKPKEGKKELSQQDAARTANRDNGAAAPSTASVEGGMPAGATPEQPHMAVAPEQRREINGLLAKYSAENELGAKLRLATDLAAKYRAVEKFDSAGYYLEQVAMTRPGEQTLQRAADAYYEAFSFATTEERAKSLGAKTRELYERVLKNNPDNLKAKTNLGMALMASDNPVAGVSLLREVLAADPKNEEAIYNLGILSLRSNQNDKAVERFRELTVVNPQNANGQFYLGVSLALTGAKEDARKAFTKAKSLSTDPGFTASVDEQLQKLN from the coding sequence TTGGCCGTCGCCCTGGCGCTGGTGGCCGGCTTGTTTTTGCTGCCCAAGGGAATCGTAAAGCCCAAGGAAGGCAAAAAGGAGCTCAGCCAGCAGGACGCGGCCCGCACGGCCAACCGCGACAACGGGGCGGCGGCTCCCTCCACGGCTTCCGTGGAAGGCGGAATGCCGGCCGGCGCTACCCCAGAGCAGCCGCACATGGCGGTAGCGCCGGAGCAGCGCCGCGAAATCAACGGCTTGCTGGCCAAGTACTCGGCTGAAAATGAGTTGGGTGCCAAGCTGCGGCTGGCCACCGATCTGGCCGCCAAGTACCGGGCCGTCGAGAAGTTCGATAGCGCCGGCTACTACCTCGAGCAGGTGGCTATGACCCGGCCCGGCGAACAGACGTTGCAGCGCGCCGCCGATGCGTATTACGAAGCCTTCAGCTTTGCTACGACCGAGGAGCGGGCCAAGTCGTTGGGTGCCAAAACCCGGGAGCTGTACGAGCGGGTGTTGAAAAACAACCCCGACAACCTCAAGGCCAAAACCAACCTGGGTATGGCCCTGATGGCCAGCGACAACCCCGTGGCGGGCGTAAGCCTGCTGCGCGAAGTACTGGCCGCTGACCCCAAAAACGAGGAGGCTATCTACAACCTGGGTATCCTCTCGCTCAGGAGCAATCAGAACGACAAAGCGGTAGAGCGGTTCCGGGAACTGACGGTGGTAAATCCCCAGAATGCCAACGGACAATTCTACTTGGGTGTATCTTTGGCCCTGACCGGCGCCAAGGAGGATGCCCGCAAGGCCTTCACCAAGGCCAAAAGCTTGAGCACGGACCCCGGCTTCACGGCTTCGGTGGACGAGCAATTGCAGAAATTGAATTAA
- a CDS encoding HU family DNA-binding protein — MDCGKSIAKPKKGATFVARFLKRTAYRARAYVLNREILPSIHFSHLSTHTSVTKAEVIAEIADKTGIEKTDVSATVEAFFKVVKDSMADGNNIYVRGFGSFVNKKRAKKVARNISKNTSIIIDEHFIPSFKPSKTFIGKIKNSKKIKETAQA; from the coding sequence ATGGATTGTGGAAAAAGTATTGCAAAACCAAAAAAGGGGGCTACCTTTGTGGCCCGATTTCTTAAGCGAACAGCCTACCGGGCAAGGGCTTACGTTTTGAACCGGGAGATTTTGCCCAGCATACATTTTTCACACCTTAGTACACATACCAGCGTGACTAAAGCAGAAGTAATCGCCGAAATCGCCGACAAGACCGGCATTGAGAAGACCGACGTATCGGCTACCGTTGAAGCATTTTTCAAAGTGGTAAAGGATTCGATGGCCGACGGCAACAACATTTACGTGCGTGGCTTCGGTAGCTTCGTAAACAAAAAGCGGGCAAAGAAAGTCGCCCGTAACATCTCAAAAAACACTTCGATCATCATCGACGAGCACTTCATTCCGAGCTTCAAGCCGTCGAAGACCTTCATCGGTAAGATCAAAAACAGCAAGAAGATCAAAGAGACGGCTCAGGCCTAA
- the mutY gene encoding A/G-specific adenine glycosylase gives MEWYPRHRRDLPWRHTRNPYAIWLSEVILQQTRVKQGLPYYLDFITTYPTVHDLAAAPEDEVLRHWQGLGYYSRARNMHHTAQQVVREYAGVFPDTYNELLKLRGVGQYTAAAIASFAFGEKVAVLDGNVYRVLSRVFGITSDIAAPATRKEFQALADTLIPAAAPDEFNQAIMEFGAIQCTPVKPDCLFCPLQSQCYAFQHGMVQELPVKSKAKASRTRYFHYLVLRHDDTLYLKKRGAKDIWQGLYDFALTETEAAELPALDLAAAVTALGGTIDTSRAEEPVLALRHVLSHQKVEARFHPVQLTQPLPAAALAASGLAPFTLEQAHDLPKPVLIANYIDKSWK, from the coding sequence TTGGAATGGTACCCACGGCACCGCCGCGACCTGCCCTGGCGCCACACCCGCAACCCGTATGCCATCTGGCTCTCAGAGGTTATTCTGCAGCAAACCCGGGTTAAGCAAGGCCTGCCCTACTATCTCGACTTCATCACGACCTATCCCACGGTGCACGACTTAGCCGCCGCGCCCGAGGATGAGGTGCTGCGGCACTGGCAGGGGCTGGGCTACTATTCCCGGGCCCGCAACATGCACCACACGGCCCAGCAGGTCGTGCGCGAGTACGCGGGCGTGTTTCCCGACACCTACAATGAGCTGCTCAAGCTGCGGGGCGTGGGGCAGTACACGGCGGCGGCCATTGCCTCCTTTGCCTTCGGCGAGAAAGTGGCCGTGCTCGACGGCAACGTGTACCGGGTGTTGTCCCGGGTGTTCGGCATCACCTCCGATATAGCCGCGCCGGCCACGCGCAAGGAGTTCCAGGCCCTGGCCGACACGCTGATTCCGGCCGCGGCTCCCGACGAGTTCAACCAGGCCATCATGGAGTTTGGGGCCATTCAGTGCACACCCGTGAAGCCCGACTGCCTGTTTTGCCCGCTGCAGAGCCAGTGCTACGCCTTTCAGCACGGCATGGTGCAGGAGCTGCCGGTGAAGAGCAAGGCCAAGGCCAGCCGCACCCGCTACTTTCATTACCTGGTGTTGCGCCACGACGACACGCTGTATCTGAAAAAGCGCGGCGCCAAGGACATCTGGCAGGGCCTTTACGACTTTGCCCTGACCGAAACCGAAGCCGCCGAGCTGCCCGCCCTGGATTTAGCTGCTGCCGTAACGGCCCTGGGTGGCACTATCGATACGAGCCGGGCGGAAGAACCAGTGCTGGCCTTGCGGCACGTGCTGAGCCACCAGAAAGTAGAGGCCCGTTTTCACCCGGTGCAGCTGACGCAACCCTTGCCAGCGGCTGCTCTGGCCGCGTCCGGGCTGGCGCCCTTTACCCTTGAGCAAGCCCACGATTTGCCTAAGCCGGTGCTAATTGCTAATTACATTGACAAATCATGGAAATAA
- a CDS encoding single-stranded DNA-binding protein, translating to MAGINKVILVGNLGKDPEVRHLEGGSSVAHFTLATNDYYKDKSGTRVERTEWHNITAWRGLAEMAEKYLKKGQQIYVEGKLRTRQYQDKDNQTRYITEIVADEISMLGGRPQGDGQAGNGQGHEQPAEVQTFRQEPEIDQLPF from the coding sequence ATGGCTGGCATCAACAAAGTAATTCTGGTAGGCAACCTGGGCAAAGACCCCGAGGTGCGGCATTTGGAAGGCGGCTCGAGCGTGGCCCACTTCACCCTGGCCACAAACGACTACTACAAAGACAAATCCGGCACACGCGTGGAGCGGACCGAATGGCATAACATCACGGCCTGGCGCGGTCTGGCCGAAATGGCGGAGAAGTACCTCAAAAAGGGTCAGCAGATCTACGTGGAGGGCAAGCTGCGCACCCGGCAGTATCAGGACAAGGACAATCAGACCCGCTACATTACCGAAATCGTGGCGGATGAGATTTCCATGCTTGGCGGCCGGCCGCAAGGTGATGGTCAGGCCGGCAATGGCCAGGGCCACGAGCAGCCCGCCGAAGTCCAGACCTTTCGCCAGGAGCCCGAAATTGACCAGTTGCCTTTCTAA
- the gldD gene encoding gliding motility lipoprotein GldD, with translation MPDSSLLRSLSAVLAFGLLLSACSSPADYTPKPKGYNRIDLPAAAYQPLGPGHPYAFEYSRQAKVLRDSSYLAQPHWINIYYPKLQANVQITYMPIRHDQKLFNKLLEDARKLTAKHQIKASAIDESVIKMPSGLRAAVFELSGEVPSQFQFYTTDSTTHFFRGALYFRTATANDSLAPVIDYVKKDVAHLLNTLKFK, from the coding sequence ATGCCTGATTCTTCCCTCCTGCGCAGTCTGAGCGCTGTTTTGGCCTTTGGGCTCCTGCTGTCGGCCTGCTCGTCGCCGGCCGATTATACGCCCAAGCCCAAGGGCTATAACCGCATCGACTTACCCGCCGCAGCTTACCAGCCGCTCGGCCCCGGCCATCCGTATGCCTTCGAGTACTCGCGGCAGGCCAAGGTGTTGCGCGACTCGTCGTATCTAGCCCAGCCGCACTGGATTAACATCTACTACCCCAAGCTGCAGGCCAACGTCCAGATTACCTACATGCCTATCAGGCACGACCAGAAGCTGTTCAACAAGCTCCTGGAAGACGCCCGCAAGCTCACGGCCAAGCACCAGATCAAGGCCTCCGCTATTGACGAAAGCGTGATTAAGATGCCCAGCGGCCTGCGGGCGGCGGTTTTCGAGTTGTCGGGGGAAGTGCCGAGCCAGTTCCAGTTTTACACCACCGACAGTACCACCCACTTCTTCCGCGGGGCCCTGTATTTTCGTACGGCTACGGCCAACGACTCGCTGGCCCCGGTTATCGACTACGTAAAGAAGGACGTGGCACACCTGCTCAACACCCTGAAATTCAAGTAG
- the recG gene encoding ATP-dependent DNA helicase RecG has translation MSFFNTKIESLRGVGTQRATLLQKELNIFTYGDLIQRYPFRYLDRTQFYKIEDLTEDLPYVQVKGVLRNREVIGEGPKKRIVAKVSDGSAELDLVWFKGVNYLEKVIKNHQEYIVFGKPTMFNGRPQMAHPDLEEVSEAKPGQSYLQPVYNTTEKLKNYHRIDSKAIARMTSDLLKIALPHVQESLSPELIRHYNLMGKADAYQQIHFPQSTELLQAARFRLKFEELFYVQLKLLRQRDQRKVTLAGQIFKEVPTLVDFYKNHLTFDLTGAQKRVIHDIYKDFCAGKQMNRLLQGDVGSGKTIVAFISMLMAADNGAQSCLMAPTEILADQHYVGLKAYADQLGIKLGKLTGSTRTSERRVLHEQLRDGTMHMLVGTHALLEDVVQFRNLGLTIMDEQHRFGVAQRSKLWQKNPHVIPHVLVMTATPIPRTLAMTLYGDLDVSVIDELPAGRKPIVTVHRYDANRLKVFQFLRDQINLGRQVYIVYPLIEESETMDYKDLTDGYESVARAFPEFEISIVHGRMKAEEKDYEMQRFVKRETQIMVATTVIEVGVNVPNASVMVIESAERFGLSQLHQLRGRVGRGADQSYCILMTGYKLSKDSRIRIETMVRTNNGFEIADIDLKLRGPGDLMGTQQSGVLDLLIADLAKDGRILTESRAAAQQLLAEDPSLSQPQNLNIRRHIESLPATAVNWSRIS, from the coding sequence ATGAGTTTTTTCAATACTAAAATCGAGAGTTTACGGGGGGTGGGCACCCAGCGCGCCACGCTGCTGCAAAAGGAGCTAAACATCTTCACCTACGGCGACCTGATCCAGCGCTACCCCTTCCGCTACCTCGACCGCACCCAGTTTTACAAGATTGAAGACCTGACTGAGGATTTGCCCTACGTGCAGGTGAAGGGCGTGCTGCGTAACCGCGAGGTTATCGGCGAAGGCCCCAAGAAGCGCATCGTAGCCAAGGTGTCGGACGGCAGCGCGGAGCTGGACCTGGTTTGGTTCAAGGGCGTGAACTACCTGGAAAAGGTGATTAAAAACCACCAGGAGTATATCGTTTTTGGCAAGCCCACCATGTTCAACGGCCGGCCCCAGATGGCCCACCCCGACCTGGAGGAAGTATCGGAAGCCAAGCCCGGCCAGAGCTATTTGCAGCCGGTGTACAACACCACCGAGAAGCTCAAGAACTACCACCGCATCGACAGCAAGGCCATTGCGCGGATGACGAGCGACTTGCTCAAAATCGCGCTGCCCCATGTGCAGGAGTCGTTGTCGCCGGAGTTGATCCGGCACTACAACCTGATGGGCAAGGCCGACGCCTACCAGCAGATTCACTTTCCGCAGAGCACCGAGCTATTGCAGGCGGCCCGGTTCCGGCTCAAGTTTGAGGAGCTCTTCTACGTGCAGCTCAAGCTGCTGCGCCAGCGTGACCAGCGCAAAGTGACCCTGGCCGGCCAGATCTTCAAGGAAGTGCCCACGCTGGTCGACTTCTACAAAAACCACCTGACGTTTGACTTGACCGGGGCCCAGAAGCGGGTCATCCACGACATCTACAAGGATTTTTGCGCCGGCAAGCAGATGAACCGCCTCCTGCAGGGCGACGTGGGCTCGGGCAAAACCATTGTGGCCTTCATCAGCATGCTCATGGCCGCCGACAACGGGGCCCAGAGCTGCCTGATGGCGCCCACCGAAATCCTGGCCGACCAGCACTACGTGGGCCTGAAAGCCTACGCCGACCAGCTCGGCATCAAGCTCGGCAAGCTCACCGGCAGCACCCGCACCTCCGAGCGGCGTGTGCTGCACGAGCAGCTCCGCGACGGTACCATGCACATGCTCGTGGGCACCCACGCCCTGCTGGAAGACGTGGTGCAGTTCCGCAACCTGGGTTTGACCATCATGGACGAACAGCACCGCTTCGGGGTGGCCCAACGCTCGAAGCTGTGGCAGAAAAACCCCCACGTAATTCCCCACGTGCTGGTGATGACGGCCACGCCCATTCCGCGGACCCTGGCCATGACGCTCTACGGCGACCTGGACGTGTCGGTGATTGACGAGCTGCCGGCCGGCCGCAAGCCCATCGTGACCGTGCACCGCTACGACGCCAACCGGCTCAAGGTATTCCAGTTTCTGCGCGACCAGATCAACCTCGGCCGCCAGGTCTACATCGTGTACCCGCTGATTGAGGAGTCGGAGACGATGGACTACAAGGACCTGACCGACGGCTACGAAAGCGTGGCCCGGGCCTTTCCGGAGTTTGAAATCAGCATCGTGCACGGCCGCATGAAGGCCGAGGAGAAAGATTACGAGATGCAGCGCTTCGTGAAGCGCGAAACCCAGATTATGGTGGCTACCACCGTCATTGAGGTGGGCGTAAACGTGCCCAATGCCTCGGTAATGGTCATTGAAAGCGCCGAGCGGTTTGGCCTTTCCCAGCTCCACCAGCTGCGGGGCCGCGTGGGCCGGGGCGCCGACCAGAGCTACTGCATCCTGATGACGGGCTACAAGCTCAGCAAAGACAGCCGCATCCGCATCGAAACCATGGTACGGACCAACAACGGCTTCGAAATTGCCGACATCGACCTGAAGCTGCGCGGCCCCGGCGACCTGATGGGCACCCAGCAAAGCGGCGTGCTCGACCTGCTCATTGCCGATCTGGCCAAGGACGGCCGCATCCTGACCGAAAGCCGGGCGGCGGCCCAGCAGCTTTTGGCCGAAGACCCCAGCCTAAGTCAGCCCCAGAACCTGAACATCCGGCGCCACATCGAGTCGTTGCCCGCCACGGCCGTCAACTGGAGCCGGATCAGCTAA
- a CDS encoding acyl-CoA dehydrogenase family protein, whose amino-acid sequence MEVSQKLVKGGEFIIKETDAHDVFTPADFSEEQNMMHQTALDFVEKEVQPLLERLDNHEEGLMRGLMEKAGQLGLFGVSIPEEYGGLNMDFPTSLRVTEGVGGGHSFPVAFAAHTGIAMLPILYFGNDEQKAKYLPGLTSGELMGAYCLTEPGSGSDALGAKTKAILTEDGEHYVLNGQKMWITNGGFADVFVVFAQVDGDKFTGFIVEKGTPGLSLGNEEHKMGIKGSSTRQVFLSDVKVPKSAVLGEIGKGHLIAFNILNIGRIKLAAACLGATKMASTLSVKYANERVQFKMPIAKFGAIKFKLAQQAVRIYAVESAIYRAGMDIARMEQELLAKGQSHNEALLGAAREFAVECAILKVEGSEVLDYVVDEGVQVYGGYGFSADYPMDRAYRDSRINRIFEGTNEINRMLAVDMILKKALKGELDLMGPAQAVQQELMAIPDFNTEEETGLFATEKKTIAKLKKAILMVAGTAVQKYMNSLAKEQEVLMNIADMAIKVYTAESTILRVEKEAGVKGEEAVAPQIDIARIYLYDTVDQVNKFGKDAIGTMTEGDEQKLLAMGLKRFTKADLYNAKEARRRVADVLIAANEYSF is encoded by the coding sequence ATGGAAGTATCCCAAAAGCTTGTTAAAGGCGGCGAATTCATCATCAAGGAAACCGACGCCCACGACGTATTCACCCCCGCCGACTTCTCGGAGGAGCAGAACATGATGCACCAGACCGCGCTGGACTTCGTGGAAAAAGAAGTGCAGCCCCTGCTGGAGCGCCTCGACAACCACGAGGAAGGCCTGATGCGCGGCCTGATGGAAAAAGCCGGTCAGCTGGGCCTGTTCGGGGTGAGCATCCCCGAGGAGTACGGCGGACTGAACATGGACTTCCCCACCTCGCTGCGCGTAACGGAAGGCGTGGGCGGTGGCCACTCGTTCCCCGTTGCCTTTGCCGCGCACACCGGCATTGCCATGCTGCCCATTCTGTACTTCGGCAACGACGAGCAGAAAGCCAAGTACCTGCCCGGCCTGACCAGCGGGGAGCTGATGGGGGCCTACTGCCTCACCGAGCCCGGCTCGGGCTCCGACGCGCTGGGGGCCAAAACCAAAGCCATCCTGACCGAAGACGGTGAGCATTACGTGCTCAACGGCCAGAAGATGTGGATTACCAACGGTGGTTTCGCCGACGTATTCGTGGTATTCGCTCAGGTGGATGGTGACAAGTTCACCGGCTTCATCGTGGAGAAAGGCACGCCCGGTTTGAGCCTCGGCAACGAGGAGCACAAGATGGGCATCAAAGGCTCGTCGACGCGCCAGGTGTTTCTCTCGGACGTGAAAGTGCCGAAGTCGGCCGTGCTGGGTGAAATCGGCAAGGGTCACCTCATTGCCTTCAACATTCTGAACATTGGCCGCATCAAGCTGGCCGCTGCCTGCCTGGGCGCTACCAAAATGGCTTCGACGCTGAGCGTGAAGTACGCCAACGAGCGGGTGCAGTTCAAGATGCCGATTGCCAAGTTTGGCGCCATCAAGTTCAAGCTGGCCCAGCAGGCCGTGCGGATTTACGCCGTCGAGTCGGCCATCTACCGCGCCGGTATGGACATTGCCCGCATGGAGCAAGAGCTGCTGGCCAAAGGGCAGAGCCACAACGAAGCGTTGCTGGGGGCCGCCCGCGAGTTTGCCGTGGAGTGCGCCATTCTGAAAGTAGAAGGCTCGGAAGTGCTGGATTACGTGGTGGACGAAGGCGTGCAGGTGTACGGCGGCTACGGCTTCTCGGCCGACTACCCCATGGACCGCGCCTACCGGGATTCGCGCATCAACCGCATCTTCGAGGGCACCAACGAAATCAACCGGATGCTGGCCGTCGACATGATCCTGAAGAAGGCCCTGAAAGGCGAGCTGGATCTGATGGGCCCCGCCCAGGCCGTGCAGCAGGAGCTGATGGCCATTCCGGACTTCAACACCGAGGAAGAAACCGGCCTGTTTGCCACCGAGAAAAAGACGATTGCCAAGCTGAAGAAGGCCATTCTGATGGTAGCGGGTACGGCCGTGCAGAAGTACATGAACTCCTTGGCCAAAGAGCAGGAAGTCCTGATGAACATTGCCGACATGGCTATCAAGGTCTACACCGCCGAAAGCACTATTCTGCGCGTGGAGAAAGAAGCCGGCGTGAAAGGCGAAGAGGCCGTAGCGCCCCAGATCGACATTGCCCGCATCTACCTCTACGACACCGTAGACCAGGTGAACAAGTTCGGCAAAGACGCCATCGGCACCATGACCGAGGGCGACGAGCAGAAGCTGCTGGCTATGGGCCTGAAGCGCTTCACCAAGGCCGACCTCTACAACGCCAAGGAAGCCCGCCGCCGCGTAGCCGACGTGCTGATTGCCGCCAACGAGTACAGCTTCTAA
- a CDS encoding 50S ribosome-binding protein YggL, with amino-acid sequence MKKRLRKKTHRQEFKEFSWNVSYRLTDDKPDSYLDFSDVLLEQIETFELIIGGALDDFAATPVKRLTQEQAREKRDQLQQWLTARPEVAQATSSELTDAYYGPFRDQ; translated from the coding sequence ATGAAAAAACGCCTGCGTAAGAAAACCCACCGCCAGGAATTCAAGGAATTCAGCTGGAACGTGTCCTACCGTCTCACGGACGACAAGCCCGACAGCTACCTGGATTTTTCGGACGTGCTGCTCGAACAGATTGAAACCTTCGAGCTGATTATCGGCGGGGCCCTCGACGATTTCGCGGCCACGCCCGTGAAGCGGCTGACGCAGGAGCAGGCCCGGGAAAAGCGTGACCAGCTCCAGCAGTGGCTCACGGCCCGCCCCGAAGTAGCCCAGGCCACCAGCTCCGAGCTGACCGACGCCTACTACGGCCCGTTTCGCGACCAATAA
- a CDS encoding acetyl-CoA C-acyltransferase: MNAYIVAGYRTAVGKANRGGFRFTRPDDLAADVIKHLVASVPALDPTRIDDVIVGNAVPEAEQGLQMGRLISLLALPMNVSGLIVNRYCGSGVETIAMAAGKIAAGMADCIVAGGTESMSMVPTVGWKTVPNYNLSQKHPDYYLGMGLTAEAVANDYKISREDQDQFSYNSHQKAIKAIEAGKFKEQIVPITVEETYLDPASGKKKTRSFVVDTDEGPRADTSVEALGKLRPVFAANGTVTAGNSSQTSDGAAFVIVMSERMVKELNLEPIARMVTYATEGIDPRIMGMGPIKAVPKALKQAGMKLADIDLFELNEAFASQSLAVMRELDMDQSKVNVNGGAIALGHPLGCSGAKLSIQLFHELRARGQKYGMVTACVGGGQGVAGIYELLK, from the coding sequence ATGAACGCATATATCGTAGCCGGTTACCGCACTGCGGTTGGTAAGGCAAACCGCGGCGGCTTCCGCTTCACTCGTCCCGACGATTTGGCCGCGGACGTCATCAAACACCTGGTGGCCTCCGTGCCCGCCCTCGACCCCACGCGCATCGACGACGTGATTGTGGGCAACGCCGTGCCGGAAGCCGAGCAGGGCCTGCAGATGGGCCGCTTGATTTCGCTGTTGGCGCTGCCGATGAACGTATCGGGCCTGATTGTGAACCGCTACTGCGGCTCGGGCGTGGAAACCATTGCTATGGCCGCCGGTAAAATTGCCGCCGGCATGGCCGACTGCATCGTGGCCGGGGGTACCGAAAGCATGAGCATGGTGCCGACGGTAGGCTGGAAGACGGTGCCCAACTACAACCTGTCCCAGAAGCACCCCGACTACTACCTGGGTATGGGCCTGACGGCCGAAGCCGTAGCCAACGACTACAAGATTTCCCGCGAAGACCAGGACCAGTTTTCCTACAACTCGCACCAAAAGGCCATCAAGGCCATTGAGGCCGGCAAGTTCAAGGAGCAGATTGTGCCGATTACCGTCGAGGAAACCTACCTCGACCCGGCTTCCGGCAAGAAGAAAACCCGCTCGTTTGTCGTCGATACCGACGAAGGCCCCCGCGCCGACACTTCGGTAGAAGCCCTGGGCAAGCTGCGCCCGGTATTCGCCGCCAACGGCACTGTTACGGCCGGTAACTCGTCCCAGACCTCCGACGGCGCGGCTTTCGTGATTGTCATGTCGGAGCGCATGGTGAAGGAGCTCAACCTGGAGCCCATTGCCCGCATGGTGACCTACGCCACCGAAGGCATCGACCCGCGCATCATGGGCATGGGCCCCATCAAGGCCGTGCCGAAAGCCCTGAAGCAGGCCGGCATGAAGCTCGCTGACATCGACCTGTTTGAGCTCAACGAGGCCTTTGCTTCCCAGAGCCTGGCCGTGATGCGCGAGCTGGACATGGACCAGAGCAAGGTAAACGTGAACGGTGGCGCCATTGCCCTGGGTCACCCGCTGGGCTGCTCGGGCGCCAAGCTCAGCATTCAGCTGTTCCATGAGCTGCGGGCCCGGGGCCAGAAGTACGGCATGGTAACCGCCTGCGTGGGCGGCGGCCAGGGCGTAGCCGGCATCTACGAGCTGCTGAAGTAA